A window of the Penaeus monodon isolate SGIC_2016 chromosome 38, NSTDA_Pmon_1, whole genome shotgun sequence genome harbors these coding sequences:
- the LOC119596725 gene encoding max-like protein X, which translates to MADFDMKMTEEERDSDQRYPFSRCSSTGSIHTLTSSANNTDVTDDEDSDRGNQMSYKERRREAHTQAEQKRRNAINKGYDSLQDLVPTCQNSLKRARGTRFQRERCAEKVNDYYRCRWGPH; encoded by the exons ATGGCAGACTTTGACATGAAGATGACTGAAG AGGAGCGAGATTCAGACCAGCGTTACCCGTTTTCACGATGCAGTTCAACTGGCTCGATCCATACCCTCACTTCTTCAGCTAACAACACAG ATGTAACGGATGATGAGGACAGCGACCGTGGCAATCAGATGAGCTATAAGGAAAGACGTCGGGAAGCCCACACTCAGGCAGAACAGAAGAGACGTAACGCGATAAACAAAGGGTACGACTCGCTTCAGGATCTCGTCCCAACCTGCCAGAACTCTTTAAAAAGGGCCCGGGGTACAAGATTCCAAAGGGAACGGTGTGCGGAAAAAGTAAACGACTACTACAG atgtagatgggGACCCCATTAA